One Prevotella melaninogenica DNA window includes the following coding sequences:
- a CDS encoding MFS transporter — translation MTDKIQTSLRDSAAMRWTALLLLSLAMFCAYIFVDILSPIKELMQEQRGWDSTAFGTMQGSETFLNVFVFFLIFAGIILDKMGVRFTAILSGAVMLAGALIKYYAISDSFAGSALDVWFTNNLNHIPVFEQLGVSPFYQGMPASAKVAACGFMIFGCGVEMAGITVSRGIVKWFKGREMALAMGSEMALARLGVATCMIFSPFFAKLGGDINVSRSVAFGVVLICIALMMFIVYFFMDKKLDSQTGEAEEKDDPFKISDLGKILSSMGFWLVALLCVLYYSAIFPFQKYAVNMLQCNLTFHELPAGSFWASSSVTIIQYVIMLVVAATAFMFNFMKNKVLKNTMLLLSICSLVVYCYMGYMRQSAESIFAVFPLLAVGITPILGSYVDHKGKAASMLVLGSLLLIVCHLTFAFVLPQFKSSQVGGVIVAYVTILVLGASFSLVPASLWPSVPKLVDAKIIGSAYALIFWIQNIGLWLFPLLIGKVLDKTNVGVTDPTQLNYTAPLVMLAGLGVIALITGLTLKVVDKKRNLGLEEPNIKA, via the coding sequence ATGACTGATAAAATTCAAACATCATTGAGAGATTCAGCAGCGATGCGCTGGACGGCTCTCCTCCTTCTATCCCTGGCAATGTTCTGTGCCTACATCTTTGTTGATATCCTTTCTCCAATCAAGGAGTTGATGCAGGAGCAGAGAGGTTGGGACTCAACCGCATTCGGTACTATGCAGGGTTCAGAGACATTCCTTAATGTCTTCGTTTTCTTCCTCATCTTCGCAGGTATCATCCTCGATAAGATGGGCGTTCGTTTCACTGCTATCTTGTCTGGTGCAGTGATGTTAGCTGGTGCTTTAATCAAGTACTATGCCATCAGCGACAGCTTTGCTGGTAGTGCACTTGACGTATGGTTTACCAATAACCTCAACCACATTCCTGTCTTCGAACAGTTGGGCGTATCTCCTTTCTATCAGGGAATGCCAGCCTCTGCAAAGGTTGCAGCTTGTGGTTTCATGATATTTGGTTGTGGCGTTGAGATGGCAGGTATCACTGTTTCTCGTGGTATTGTAAAGTGGTTCAAGGGTCGTGAGATGGCATTGGCAATGGGTTCAGAGATGGCTTTGGCTCGTCTTGGTGTTGCTACCTGTATGATTTTCTCACCATTCTTTGCTAAACTTGGTGGCGATATTAATGTTTCTCGTTCAGTAGCTTTCGGTGTAGTACTTATCTGTATTGCATTGATGATGTTCATCGTTTACTTCTTCATGGATAAGAAGCTCGACTCACAGACAGGTGAGGCAGAGGAGAAAGACGATCCATTTAAGATTAGCGACCTCGGTAAGATTCTGTCAAGTATGGGCTTCTGGCTCGTAGCATTGCTCTGTGTGCTTTACTACTCAGCTATCTTCCCATTCCAGAAGTACGCTGTAAATATGCTTCAGTGTAACCTTACCTTCCACGAACTTCCTGCAGGTTCATTCTGGGCTTCATCAAGTGTGACAATCATACAGTACGTTATCATGCTCGTTGTTGCTGCAACTGCATTCATGTTCAACTTCATGAAGAATAAGGTTTTGAAGAACACTATGCTCTTATTATCAATTTGTAGCCTTGTTGTTTACTGCTACATGGGTTATATGCGTCAGTCTGCAGAGTCTATCTTTGCAGTATTCCCACTGCTCGCAGTAGGTATTACACCTATCCTTGGTAGCTATGTTGACCATAAGGGTAAGGCAGCGTCTATGCTCGTATTGGGTTCATTACTTCTGATTGTATGTCACCTCACTTTTGCCTTTGTCCTTCCACAGTTCAAGTCAAGCCAGGTAGGTGGTGTTATCGTTGCTTATGTAACCATCCTCGTTCTCGGTGCTTCTTTCTCACTCGTACCAGCTTCATTGTGGCCAAGTGTTCCAAAGCTCGTAGACGCAAAGATTATCGGTTCTGCTTACGCACTTATCTTCTGGATTCAGAATATCGGTTTGTGGTTGTTCCCACTCCTTATTGGTAAGGTACTTGATAAGACAAACGTAGGTGTTACTGACCCAACACAGCTCAACTATACAGCTCCGTTGGTTATGCTTGCTGGTTTGGGTGTGATTGCTCTTATCACTGGTCTTACTTTGAAGGTAGTAGATAAGAAGCGCAACCTCGGTTTGGAAGAGCCAAATATTAAGGCATAA
- a CDS encoding Lrp/AsnC family transcriptional regulator yields the protein MAHRSLDRLDKKILHLISEDARIPFLEVARACNVSGAAIHQRIQKLTNLGVLKGSQFIIDPERIGYETCAFIGLNLKNPEKFDDVVEALRQIPEIVECHYTTGEYDLFLKIYAYNNHHLMSVIHDKLMPLGLSRSESSISYNAVIDRTLPIEGMKVADVVLDDDEEDEE from the coding sequence ATGGCACATAGAAGTTTAGATCGTCTTGATAAGAAGATTCTGCACCTCATTTCTGAGGATGCAAGAATTCCATTCCTTGAGGTTGCACGTGCATGTAACGTCAGCGGTGCAGCCATTCATCAACGTATTCAGAAGTTAACAAATCTTGGAGTATTAAAGGGTTCACAGTTTATTATAGACCCAGAGCGTATCGGTTATGAGACCTGTGCATTCATTGGTTTGAACCTTAAGAATCCTGAGAAATTTGATGATGTTGTTGAAGCTCTGCGTCAGATTCCAGAGATTGTAGAGTGTCACTACACCACAGGTGAGTATGACCTCTTCTTGAAGATTTACGCATACAACAACCATCACCTTATGTCTGTCATTCACGACAAGCTGATGCCACTTGGTCTGTCACGCAGCGAGAGTTCAATCTCTTACAATGCTGTTATCGACCGCACCTTACCTATTGAAGGTATGAAGGTTGCTGACGTCGTTTTAGATGATGATGAAGAGGACGAGGAGTAA
- a CDS encoding ExbD/TolR family protein, producing the protein MRLYRGRNHEIPALNTASMPDLIFSILFFFMLVVHMRKANVHVKYQVPMATELSRMYNNSTIQHIYIGRPINSLGQVEGEKMVVQLNDHITTIPEIRKYLIQLSAALPPEQRKQLSVSIKADRHADMGTIMDLKQVLREANVLNINFTATMSRNNKLK; encoded by the coding sequence ATGAGACTCTATCGTGGAAGAAATCATGAGATTCCTGCATTGAACACAGCTTCGATGCCCGATCTTATCTTTTCTATTCTCTTCTTCTTCATGTTAGTTGTACACATGAGGAAAGCAAATGTACACGTAAAGTACCAAGTGCCAATGGCAACAGAGCTTTCACGCATGTATAATAATTCAACTATACAGCACATCTATATTGGTCGTCCCATCAATAGCCTTGGACAAGTAGAAGGAGAGAAGATGGTTGTACAATTAAATGACCATATCACAACGATTCCTGAAATAAGGAAATATCTGATTCAACTCTCTGCTGCTTTACCGCCAGAACAGCGCAAACAACTAAGCGTAAGTATCAAAGCAGACCGCCATGCAGATATGGGTACGATTATGGATCTCAAACAAGTGTTGAGAGAGGCTAACGTGTTGAATATCAACTTTACAGCCACAATGAGTAGGAATAACAAACTGAAGTAG
- a CDS encoding ExbD/TolR family protein: protein MMFRKRERRKVPILNTTSTADISFMLLIFFLVASSMDLDKGLSRQLPAIDKTKTPPAAVDSRKVMRIVIDAENQVTLDGKAVTMKELLQRATQLIQTNGKGHLIQLQSSRNASYDTYIHVQNQLVAAYNTLRNQRALNLFGKEFELCSNEQQKQIADELPMRISEVYNVGKADNTEKGGTE from the coding sequence ATGATGTTTCGTAAGAGAGAACGAAGGAAAGTTCCTATACTAAATACGACGTCAACAGCAGACATTTCGTTCATGCTGTTGATATTCTTCCTTGTTGCCTCTTCTATGGACCTCGACAAAGGACTGTCACGTCAGTTGCCTGCTATCGATAAAACAAAGACACCACCTGCTGCCGTAGATAGCAGAAAAGTGATGCGTATTGTTATCGATGCGGAGAATCAAGTGACACTTGATGGAAAGGCTGTGACGATGAAGGAGCTCTTACAGCGCGCAACACAGCTTATTCAAACTAACGGAAAGGGGCATCTTATCCAGTTACAGAGCAGCCGTAACGCTTCATACGACACCTATATCCACGTGCAAAACCAATTAGTTGCAGCCTATAACACCCTTCGCAACCAACGCGCACTCAATCTTTTTGGGAAAGAGTTTGAGCTATGTAGCAACGAACAGCAGAAGCAAATAGCCGACGAACTACCTATGCGAATATCAGAGGTATACAATGTTGGCAAAGCAGACAACACAGAGAAAGGGGGTACAGAATGA
- a CDS encoding MotA/TolQ/ExbB proton channel family protein, with product MKKLIALFSIITILSFSCSNIISAQAPAKAATAATADTLSDDALNETGVADTAIVKTPTAQDTGIHQSLKRKFIEGNAGFMSLVALALVLGLAFCIERIIYLSLSEIDAKRFVGKLEDMIVAGEIEQAKALSRDTRGPVASICYQGLLRIDDSIENIERSVTSYGSVQSANLEKGCSWITLFIAMAPSLGFLGTVIGMVMAFDQIQEAGDISPTIVASGMKVALITTIFGIIVALVLQIFYNYILSKIDHITAQMEESAISLLDAIMKYKLKSIHNS from the coding sequence ATGAAGAAATTAATAGCGTTGTTTTCAATCATAACAATACTCTCCTTCTCTTGTTCAAACATCATTTCAGCACAGGCACCAGCCAAAGCAGCGACTGCAGCTACTGCTGACACGCTTTCAGATGATGCACTTAACGAGACAGGTGTAGCTGATACTGCAATCGTTAAAACACCAACCGCACAAGATACGGGTATCCACCAATCCTTAAAGCGTAAGTTCATTGAGGGTAATGCTGGCTTTATGTCGTTGGTAGCATTGGCTTTGGTGTTAGGTTTAGCATTCTGTATTGAACGCATTATCTACCTAAGTCTTTCAGAAATAGATGCCAAACGTTTTGTTGGTAAGTTGGAAGATATGATTGTTGCAGGCGAGATTGAACAAGCAAAGGCACTGAGCCGCGACACACGTGGACCAGTAGCTTCCATCTGCTATCAGGGTTTGTTGCGCATAGACGATTCTATAGAAAATATCGAACGTAGCGTTACCTCATACGGTAGTGTTCAAAGTGCTAACCTCGAGAAGGGCTGTTCATGGATTACACTCTTCATTGCAATGGCTCCATCACTCGGTTTCCTTGGAACCGTTATCGGTATGGTAATGGCATTCGATCAGATTCAAGAGGCTGGCGATATCAGTCCAACGATTGTGGCATCAGGTATGAAGGTGGCTTTGATTACAACCATCTTCGGTATCATCGTAGCCCTTGTGCTGCAGATATTCTACAACTATATCCTCTCAAAGATTGACCATATCACAGCCCAGATGGAAGAATCAGCCATCTCACTGTTGGATGCAATCATGAAATATAAACTAAAGTCAATTCATAATTCATAA